From one Acidibrevibacterium fodinaquatile genomic stretch:
- a CDS encoding TIGR04282 family arsenosugar biosynthesis glycosyltransferase, giving the protein MDITDKPLPEIRTTCAIAVMGKAPRSGSAKTRLAPIIGADAAAALSAAFLRDTTANVILAGQSAPIRSVVAYAPCGLESLLQPLLAAGTSMLLADGQAIERPGVEGFGRCLLQTVEALFDAGYGSVCVLNSDGPTLPTAYLVAAARLLGAPGDRAVLGPTEDGGYYLLGLKRPHAALFRNISWSTSVVAAETRARAAEIGLEIAALPKWFDIDDGPALEQLVISLETAGHDGFPAPATRAALRALGLLTPVACEG; this is encoded by the coding sequence ATGGACATCACGGATAAGCCGCTGCCTGAGATCCGCACCACCTGCGCGATCGCGGTCATGGGCAAAGCGCCGCGGAGCGGAAGCGCCAAGACGCGGCTGGCACCGATTATCGGCGCGGATGCGGCGGCCGCGCTGAGCGCCGCCTTTCTGAGAGACACCACCGCCAATGTCATTCTGGCCGGGCAGTCGGCGCCAATCCGAAGCGTTGTCGCCTACGCGCCGTGCGGCTTAGAGTCCTTGCTGCAGCCGCTTCTTGCCGCTGGCACGTCGATGCTGCTGGCGGACGGACAAGCCATCGAGAGGCCGGGCGTCGAAGGGTTCGGTCGCTGCCTGTTGCAGACGGTGGAGGCGCTTTTCGATGCGGGCTATGGATCGGTCTGCGTGCTGAACTCGGATGGGCCAACCTTACCGACCGCCTACCTCGTGGCCGCGGCGCGTCTGCTCGGCGCACCCGGGGACCGGGCGGTGCTCGGCCCCACCGAGGACGGCGGCTATTACCTCCTCGGATTGAAGCGGCCGCACGCCGCCCTGTTTCGCAACATCAGCTGGAGCACCAGCGTGGTCGCCGCCGAGACGCGCGCACGCGCGGCGGAGATTGGTCTTGAGATCGCGGCGTTGCCGAAATGGTTTGACATCGACGATGGCCCAGCGCTCGAGCAGCTCGTCATCTCCTTGGAGACCGCAGGCCACGATGGCTTCCCCGCGCCGGCGACACGAGCCGCGCTTCGCGCACTCGGCTTGCTGACCCCAGTCGCATGCGAGGGTTGA
- a CDS encoding glycosyltransferase 87 family protein, whose product MRGLNARLAVLGAALAALVLCGLLLYARGADPAGSTWPVGRFVAVLGVAAILYFAAAWLVLRESGNAATLAIVLGVALLARAPALVGPPFLSSDLYRYIWDGRVQLAGINPYRYIPADPALAALRDRAIFDNVNRRFYAHTIYPPAAELMFRLVAMISQTPFAMKLASVGFEAIAIACLLATLRLCRQPPARVLLYAWNPLAIWSYAGNGHVDAEAIAFMAVALLARAVRRDGWAGAALGAATLVKFLPAAIGPALWRGRWRLPVVAILTIVLFYLAFIAVGPGRVLGFLGGYGAEEGLRDGRGIWLLAGLADLTPLRRYAVPLYGLASALALGAAALVAARACRADSADRAAEVRRIAGWAGFLAVLATFVFSPHYHWYFPFLAIFAVLRPSRALLWLSVAPLILILNPWHEFFLWPALVYVPAIVLFVVDEGAIIGRRSARPAQPSPAATCDVPTATSPGRSAVGRDR is encoded by the coding sequence ATGCGAGGGTTGAACGCGCGTCTCGCCGTGCTCGGCGCCGCTTTGGCGGCGCTCGTTCTTTGCGGTCTGCTGCTCTATGCGCGGGGCGCCGACCCGGCCGGCTCGACATGGCCCGTGGGTCGTTTTGTCGCGGTGCTCGGAGTCGCGGCGATACTCTATTTCGCTGCCGCGTGGCTGGTGCTTCGCGAAAGCGGCAATGCGGCGACGCTGGCGATCGTGCTCGGGGTCGCACTCCTCGCGCGCGCGCCGGCGCTCGTTGGGCCGCCCTTCCTGTCGAGCGATCTCTACCGCTACATCTGGGATGGCCGCGTCCAGCTCGCCGGCATCAATCCCTACCGATACATTCCCGCGGACCCTGCGCTTGCCGCCCTGCGCGACCGTGCGATTTTCGACAACGTCAATCGTCGCTTCTACGCGCACACGATCTATCCGCCTGCGGCGGAGCTCATGTTCCGTCTCGTGGCGATGATCTCTCAAACGCCGTTCGCGATGAAGCTCGCGTCCGTCGGCTTTGAGGCGATCGCGATCGCGTGTCTCTTGGCAACGCTGCGCCTCTGCCGCCAACCGCCTGCGCGGGTGCTGCTCTACGCCTGGAACCCGCTCGCCATCTGGTCTTACGCCGGCAACGGCCATGTCGATGCCGAAGCGATCGCGTTCATGGCGGTGGCTCTGCTCGCGCGCGCGGTCCGACGGGATGGCTGGGCCGGCGCGGCACTCGGCGCTGCGACGCTGGTCAAGTTTTTGCCGGCCGCCATCGGACCGGCGTTGTGGCGCGGGCGCTGGCGATTGCCGGTCGTCGCCATTCTCACAATCGTCTTATTCTACCTTGCCTTCATCGCCGTCGGACCGGGTCGCGTCCTGGGCTTTCTCGGAGGGTATGGGGCGGAGGAGGGCCTGCGCGACGGCCGGGGCATCTGGCTGCTCGCCGGGCTCGCTGACCTTACCCCCCTTCGGCGCTACGCGGTGCCGCTCTACGGCCTTGCCTCGGCGCTGGCGCTCGGGGCGGCAGCGCTCGTGGCCGCTCGCGCCTGCCGCGCAGATAGCGCCGATCGTGCGGCGGAGGTTCGCCGCATCGCGGGCTGGGCTGGCTTTCTCGCCGTCCTCGCGACCTTCGTCTTCAGTCCCCATTACCACTGGTATTTTCCATTTCTGGCTATCTTCGCGGTGCTGCGGCCGAGCAGGGCACTTCTCTGGCTGTCGGTGGCGCCGCTCATCCTCATTCTCAACCCTTGGCACGAATTCTTTCTCTGGCCTGCCCTCGTCTATGTGCCGGCCATCGTCCTGTTCGTGGTGGACGAGGGCGCAATCATCGGGCGCCGCTCTGCGCGTCCCGCGCAACCGAGCCCGGCCGCAACCTGCGACGTGCCCACAGCGACGAGCCCTGGGCGCTCGGCCGTCGGTCGTGATCGCTGA